A genome region from Populus alba chromosome 3, ASM523922v2, whole genome shotgun sequence includes the following:
- the LOC118028519 gene encoding F-box protein PP2-A12 — protein MGANLSLTFTDPNTCSFVGSLCLQISSPPATKPSLGDLPEGCVALILEYLNPQEICKLARLNRAFRGASWADFVWESKLPVNYEDLIGRVLGDDLKDKLCKREIYTRLCRANAFDDGTKKAWLDKRTRGVCLSIASKGLAITGIDDRRYWNHIPTEESRFNSVAYLQQIWWFEVDGQFEFPFPAGTYSLFFRLQLGRAAKRFGRRICNTEHVHGWEIKPVQFQIWTSDGQHASSQCFLNDPGKWNLYHAGDFVVDGSNTSTKLKFSMTQIDCTHTKGGLCLDSVLVYPCKLREGLKHF, from the exons atgggTGCTAATCTTTCTTTAACCTTTACAGACCCCAACACCTGTTCTTTTGTTGGGTCTCTATGCTTACAAATATCATCGCCACCAGCAACAAAGCCTAGTCTTGGAGATTTACCAGAGGGTTGTGTGGCTTTAATTCTTGAATATTTAAACCCGCAAGAGATTTGTAAATTGGCTAGATTAAACAGAGCATTTCGTGGTGCTTCATGGGCTGATTTTGTTTGGGAGTCAAAATTGCCTGTGAATTATGAAGATTTGATTGGAAGAGTTTTGGGTGATGATTTGAAAGATAAGTTGTGTAAGAGAGAGATTTATACTAGGCTTTGTAGAGCCAACGCTTTTGATGATGGCACCAAG AAAGCATGGCTAGATAAGAGAACAAGAGGTGTCTGCTTATCCATTGCTTCCAAGGGGTTAGCGATAACAGGAATCGATGATCGAAGATATTGGAATCATATTCCAACAGAGGAATCTAG GTTCAACTCAGTTGCATATCTTCAGCAAATCTGGTGGTTCGAGGTTGATGGGCAATTCGAGTTCCCATTCCCAGCTGGGACCTATAGCCTATTCTTCAGACTACAATTGGGGAGGGCTGCTAAGAGGTTTGGCCGCCGCATCTGTAACACTGAGCATGTCCATGGTTGGGAAATAAAACCTGTGCAGTTTCAGATATGGACTTCAGATGGTCAGCATGCCTCTTCCCAGTGTTTTTTGAACGATCCTGGGAAATGGAACCTCTACCATGCTGGGGATTTTGTGGTTGATGGCTCCAATACATCAACAAAGCTCAAATTCTCTATGACACAGATAGACTGTACACACACCAAAGGTGGTCTGTGTTTGGACTCTGTTTTAGTATATCCATGTAAATTGAGAGAAGGGTTGAAGCATTTTTAA